A window of Bacillus sp. DX3.1 genomic DNA:
TATAATAAGGATAAATGTAAACGGTGTAGTAAAGTGAAACAATGGACTTGAAAAACTTTCATACTTCGGGGAGTGGCTAGAATGGTTACAGAAAAGGAACGAGCGCTTATGGATTTAAGAGATGTATTTGAGTATGCGTTTGATGAAATTTTTGTTACGGATGAGCAAGGTATTGTAGTTCGTGTAAATAGTACGTGTGAAAGACACTATCAACTACCGGCTGAGAAATTGATTGGTAGACATGTAAAGGATCTGCAAAAGGAAGGTATTTTTTATCCATCTGCGACATTGGAAGTTATTGAGAAGCAGAAGCCGATTGAACTTGTTCAAACAACAAAATCAGGAGAATATTTGCATGTCCGTACAAGACCAGTGTTTGATGAACAAGGAAACTTGCGACGAGTCATTAGCTATTCACGTGATTTAACGGAACTTTATCAATTACGAAAAAAAGTAGAAGAGATGGATGACCAGTTAAAAACGTATAAAAAAGAATTGCGAGAAACATATGAGCACGAAGGTCTTATTTTTAAAAGCGTAGCTATGCAAAAAATAGTCAAAACAATCAAAAAAGTATCCGTGGTAGATAGTACGGTTCTTGTCTTAGGAGAGACGGGAGTAGGGAAAAGTAGATTAGTGCGTCATTTGCATGAAGTGAGTCATCGTAAAAATGAGATGTTTTATGAGATAAATTGTGCAGCCTTGCCAACAAATTTAATTGAATCAGAGTTATTTGGGTATGCAGGCGGTACATTTACAGGGGCAAATCGTGAAGGAAAAAAAGGGATTTTGGAACTAGCTCATAAAGGAACTCTTTTTTTAGATGAAATTGGTGAAATGCCGCTTGAAATTCAAGCGAAGCTTTTACAAGTGTTACAGGAAAAAACATTTCGCCCGGTAGGAGGAAGAGAGTTAAAACAAGTAGATGTTCGTATTGTTGCAGCAACGAATCGGGATTTAGCGGAAATGGTGAAACAAGGAACATTTCGAAAAGATTTATACTATCGGCTAAATGTTATACCGATTCATATTCCGCCATTACGTGAAAGAACGGAAGATATT
This region includes:
- a CDS encoding sigma 54-interacting transcriptional regulator, producing MVTEKERALMDLRDVFEYAFDEIFVTDEQGIVVRVNSTCERHYQLPAEKLIGRHVKDLQKEGIFYPSATLEVIEKQKPIELVQTTKSGEYLHVRTRPVFDEQGNLRRVISYSRDLTELYQLRKKVEEMDDQLKTYKKELRETYEHEGLIFKSVAMQKIVKTIKKVSVVDSTVLVLGETGVGKSRLVRHLHEVSHRKNEMFYEINCAALPTNLIESELFGYAGGTFTGANREGKKGILELAHKGTLFLDEIGEMPLEIQAKLLQVLQEKTFRPVGGRELKQVDVRIVAATNRDLAEMVKQGTFRKDLYYRLNVIPIHIPPLRERTEDILPLVYHYLDHSNERYGRNVKLSPGVLQVFVGCPWEGNNREIENVIERIVITADDLVTTEDLPLSMQKSTIEQSGKSLYEMLEEVEGNIILKAYKTHGSSYKVAESLKISQSAATRKIKKFIGEEENIG